TCATCTCGGACCAGATGACGATCCAGGCCACCGACGAGAAGGCGCGGTACGCGGACTACATCGTCTCGCAGATCTGCTACGACCCGAACACGATCGCCTCGTGGGTCAAGACCATGCGGGCCAGGGGGGTGACCCTTCCGGTCTACATCGGGGCTCCCGGCTCCATCGATCCGAGCAAGTTGCTGCGGATCTCGATGAAGATCGGGCTGGGCCAGTCCATGAGATTCCTGCGCAAGCAGCACGGGGTGGTCGGGAAACTGCTCACCCGCTACACCCCGGAGAACTTGTTCGACGAGCTCTCCCCCTACCTCGTGAACCCGGACTACAACATCGCCGGTTGCCACTTGTTCACCTTCAACGAGATCGCCAAGACCAGGCAGTGGGCCATGGAAACGGCCGACCGCTTGCAGGAGGTGCCCGCATGAACATGCCGTCCGATCTGGACATCTCGCGGTCCTCCCCGCGCAGATCGCTGGAGGAGATCGCCGGGCAGTTGGGGCTGGCTCCTCACCTGCTCGAACCGTACGGCCGGGACGTGGCCAAGGTTTCCCTGGACGCCCTCGAGGAGGCCGGTACGGAGAACCGTGCCAAGTACGTCCTGGTATCGGCCATCACGCCCACTCCGCTGGGGGAGGGCAAAACGACCACGACCGTCGGGCTCGGCCAGGCGCTGCGCCACCTGGGCAAGACCTCGGCGGTGACGGTCCGCCAGCCCTCCATGGGTCCCACCTTCGGCATCAAGGGCGGCGCAGCGGGCGGTGGCTACAGCCAGGTCGTGCCGATGGAGGCGCTGAACCTGCATCTCACCGGGGACATGCACGCGGTCACCGCCGCCAACAACATGCTGGCGGCGATGGTGGACAACCACCTGCACAAGGGGAACCGGCTGGGGCTGGATCCACGTCGCATCACCTGGCGGAGGGTCACCGACGTCAACGACAGGGATCTGCGCAACATCGTGACCGGACTGGGCGGCAACGACGACGGCTCACCGCACCAGACGGGTTTCGACATCACCGCGGCGAGCGAGGTGATGGCGGTGCTCGCGCTGTCCACCTCGTTGCACGACATGCGTGCCCGGCTCGGACGAATCGTGATCGGCTACACCTACGACGGCGAGCCGGTCACCGCCGAGCAGCTCGGCGCGGCCGGAGCCATGGCGGTGATCATGCGCGAGGCCATCAAGCCCAATCTGATGCAGACGGTGGAG
The sequence above is a segment of the Actinopolyspora saharensis genome. Coding sequences within it:
- a CDS encoding methylenetetrahydrofolate reductase, with the protein product MSTNARQQLQHHLRNARYEVLPLRGTLEQVQGLPPGTTVTVTSSPSKGTEATLDLAARLRGSGMHVVPHLAARLVRDSAHLDELLSRIEALGLTEVFVIAGDADNPAGRFTDALSLLRGMEEIGNRPHRVGITGYPEPHSFISDQMTIQATDEKARYADYIVSQICYDPNTIASWVKTMRARGVTLPVYIGAPGSIDPSKLLRISMKIGLGQSMRFLRKQHGVVGKLLTRYTPENLFDELSPYLVNPDYNIAGCHLFTFNEIAKTRQWAMETADRLQEVPA